The Streptomyces laurentii region GCTCCAACTACGAGTGGCGGGAGAATGTCCGTCTGCAAGTAGCGGCTGGTAAACGCTTCGAGCGCGTGCGCTTGGTCGACGAACCGCTCACCGAAGGCCAGGCATTTCTTCTCACCTCCGGCCTCGGGAACGTCGCGGCCGGCGAGGACATCCGTGTCCTCACCAGGGCCGAGGCCGAAGAACTGGAGTTGCCGGAGTGGGACTTCTGGCTCTTCGACTCACGCACGCTGGTGCGCATGCACATCGATGAGACCGACACCACTGTCGGCGTCGAACTCATCGAAGATCCGGAGGCGGTGCTCGCCGTCTGCCAGGCACGGGATGCCGCCCTGGCGGCCGCCACACCCTCTGCCGATGTGTGGGCCCGGGTACGGTCCACTGTGTGAGCACGGATTTCCAGTGTGGCCGGGAAGCCCTCGGCGCGCGGCTCTCGGAGTTGCGTGCCGAGACCGGTCTCTCCGGCAAGGACTTCGCGGCGCGCCTCGGCTGGCCCGCCTCGAAGGTGTCTCGGCTCCAAGCCGGCAAGCAGACCCCTAAGGTCGCCGACCTGGAGGC contains the following coding sequences:
- a CDS encoding hypothetical protein (identified by MetaGeneAnnotator; putative;~sequence version:1) → MTDAALPEPVAEETRPWPPLPRNLTQSGPKLSCGHALWSSNYEWRENVRLQVAAGKRFERVRLVDEPLTEGQAFLLTSGLGNVAAGEDIRVLTRAEAEELELPEWDFWLFDSRTLVRMHIDETDTTVGVELIEDPEAVLAVCQARDAALAAATPSADVWARVRSTV